CAGATCGGTGATGCCTTCCACGTCGTCCATCACCTTGCGGATGGAATGGTAGGCGGTAATCATGGTGTCTTCGAGGCCGGAGCGCACCAGGTCAATTTCGTCGGCGCCGTGCACGATAAGCTGGCGCTCTTCCGGGGTGAGGGTTTTGCCGGTGGTGCGCTCAATGGTTTCGACCAGGCGGCGCATGGCACTTTCCTCGGCCCGCTTGCCCATGCGCCCAAACCGCACGTTCGACAGGTTTTTCAGCCACTCAAAATAGGATACCGTTACGCCGCCAGCATTCAGGTAGAGGTCGGGCAAGATGACCACGCCACGCTCCAGCAGAATCTTTTCGGCGGCTTGGGTGGTGGGGCCGTTGGCGCCTTCAGCAATGATTTTGGCTTTGATGGCAGCCGCGTTGCCTTCGTGAATCTGGTTTTCCAGGGCCGCCGGCAGCAGCACGTCGCACTCCTGCTCCAGCAGGTCGAGGGAGTTTGGCACGTCCTGGGCGCCAGCAAAACCCAGGATGGAGCCCGTTTGCTGGCGGTGCCGGAACACGGCTTCCACATCCAAGCCGGTTTCCTGATAAATACCGCCTTCCCGCTCGGCAATGCCGGTAATCAGGGCGCCGGCCTGCTGGCAGAAGTGGGCCGCGTAGTAGCCCACGTTGCCCAACCCCTGCACAATGATGCGCTTGCCGGCAATGCCGCTGCTCAGCCCCATTTTCCGGAGCATGGGCTCGTCGAGCAGCAATTCGCGCAGGCCGTAGAACACGCCCAAGCCCGTGGCTTCGGTGCGGCCCCGGATGCCGCCCTGGCCCACTGGCTTGCCCGTCACGCAGCCCAGGGCGTTGGTGTCGCCGTACTTGAAGGTCATATAGGTGTCGGCAATCCAGGCCATTTCGCGGCTGCCGGTGCCGTAGTCGGGGGCGGGCACATCCATGCCGGGGCCGATGAGGTTTTTCTTGATTAGCTCACTGGCGTAGCGCCGCGTTACGCGCTCCAGCACGTGCTCCGGTGTAGTACGGGGGTTGATTTTAACGCCGCCTTTGGCCCCGCCAAATGGTACGTCCACGAGGGCGCACTTGAATGTCATGAGCGTAGCCAGGGCCATAACCTCTTCCTCATCCACGTACACGCTGTAGCGGATACCGCCCTTGCTGGGCAGCTTATGGTGGCTGTGCTGCACCCGAATGCCCTCGAACACCTGCACATGCCCGTCAACTTCCACCGGGAAGTTCACTTTGTAAATACTGTTGCAGACCCGAATCTGCGCCAGAATGCCGGGGTCCAGCTTAGAAAAGCTGGCCGCGTGGTCGTAGAACTGCAGTACGCTTTCGTAGAAATCCTTGCCCTTTACCTGTTCATTGGCGGTGCTCATGTGCGGTGGGGTTTACGTGGGAGTATTTCCGTGCAAACGGCAGCTGCTGGCCCTACGTTGTGCTACAAGCAAAAAGCCGCTCCCGAAAC
This region of Hymenobacter sp. YIM 151500-1 genomic DNA includes:
- a CDS encoding Glu/Leu/Phe/Val family dehydrogenase; amino-acid sequence: MSTANEQVKGKDFYESVLQFYDHAASFSKLDPGILAQIRVCNSIYKVNFPVEVDGHVQVFEGIRVQHSHHKLPSKGGIRYSVYVDEEEVMALATLMTFKCALVDVPFGGAKGGVKINPRTTPEHVLERVTRRYASELIKKNLIGPGMDVPAPDYGTGSREMAWIADTYMTFKYGDTNALGCVTGKPVGQGGIRGRTEATGLGVFYGLRELLLDEPMLRKMGLSSGIAGKRIIVQGLGNVGYYAAHFCQQAGALITGIAEREGGIYQETGLDVEAVFRHRQQTGSILGFAGAQDVPNSLDLLEQECDVLLPAALENQIHEGNAAAIKAKIIAEGANGPTTQAAEKILLERGVVILPDLYLNAGGVTVSYFEWLKNLSNVRFGRMGKRAEESAMRRLVETIERTTGKTLTPEERQLIVHGADEIDLVRSGLEDTMITAYHSIRKVMDDVEGITDLRTAAFYSAIEKIGVSYQALGIFP